GGTATTCGAACAGCGCCTTCTGATAGCGTCTCGGCTTCCATTCGGAAGGCAGCCGGCGCGTGCTCAAGCCTTGGCCTCCAGGTTCGGATCTGCGTCGGTGAAGCGCTGCACCAGGACGGTCAGGCCCTCCGATTCCACCTCACCCGCCCCGAGCTTCGGGCGGCCATGCCCGCGATCCAGCACCTCCCGCGCCGCCGCCAGTCGAACGGAGTCCTGGCCTTCGCCGCCCATGATCGCCGCCAGGGTCTCAAGGGCCAGTCCGCTCAGCCTCTGCGCCTTCTGCCGAAGCTGGGCTTCGGACATGCGCGCGCGCGATCGTGCTGCCGGGGTAGCTTTGGGCATGGGATACTCCTGTGTGAAAATCGTCGTGGCGCACCGCGCTCAACCCGGGGGAGGACGATGACGGCCTATCTGGTGCTGGACTTCTCGGTCCACGACCTCTCGGGCTTTCGCCCTTACATCGAGGCCATCCCGGCCTTCATCGAGAAGCACGGTGGCAGGTACATCGTTCGCGGCGCCCCGCCGACCGTCATGGAAGGCGACTGGGCTCCTGCGCTGATGGTCATTCTCGAGTTCCCCTCCCGCGAAAATGCGGTGGCGTTCCTGGACGATCCCGATGCTCAGGCGCTCTTCGCGGTGCGCCACAGCACGACCGACAGCAGACTGGTCCTCGTCGAAGGCTGCGTCTGACGCCCGAAGGCTCGGCCGCCCCCTGTTCGGCAACGAGGCCGCCGTGATCCTCAGCTTCGACGACTGACCGGGCCCCAGGTTCAGAGAACGCGCTTTCCCAATCCGCCGCGCGGCCATAAGCTTCGATCACCTGAAGCCGCCATGGACGTCCGACCATGAAGCCCGTGCTCTTCCTCGCCTGCGCCGCGATGGCGCTCTCGGCGGCTCCGGCCTTCGCCGACAACGGCCAGGTCTTCGACTACGGCGCTCAGCTCCGCGCCTATCCGTCCGCGGCGCCGACGCAGCAGTGCTTCAGCGGCCGGCTCGTGGCCGGGGTCTCCCGCGCCGGCGACAAGACCCTCTACGTCCAGTCCCGCACGGGCTCGATCTATCGCCTGCAGCTCCCCGGCGGATGCGCCGCCCTGGACGCCGCGCAGAAGATCACCCTGCGCGCCGACGGCGGCGACGTGATCTGCCCGGGCGCGGCGGCCGAGGTGGTCGCGACCACGCCGGCGGGCGCCCAGCGCTGCGCCGTGGCCAACGTCCGCGGCATGAGCCCCCGCGAAACCACCGCCCTCGCCAGCGCCGCCCGGCGCTGACCCTCGGGCGCGCCGAGGCGCCCCACACCAGGCCTTCCGGACTGGCCACCGAGCGAGCAGAACCCTGCTCCGCCACCGACATCTGATGCGCGGGCTGCGCGCCGCCTGCGAGGGGCGCCGCTACCCGCCTGGGTGCAGCCCCGGCGCTTCCTGGCCCGTGCGGGCGACATATTCCGAATAGCCGCCGCCGTACTGATGAACGCCCTCGGGCGTCAGCTCCAGCACGCGGTTCGACAGGGCGCCCAGGAAATGGCGGTCGTGCGAGACGAAGAGCATGGTGCCCTCGAAGTCCGCCAGGGCGGCGACCAGCATCTCCTTGGTCACCATGTCGAGGTGGTTGGTCGGCTCGTCGAGCACCAGCAGGTTCGGCGGATCGAACAGCATCTTGGCCATGACCAGGCGCGCCTTCTCGCCGCCGGACAACACGCGGCAGGGCTTTTCCACATCGTCGCCCGAGAAGCCGAAGCACCCCGCCAGGGTGCGCAGCGCGCCCTGGCCCGCCTGCGGGAACGCGCTGTCCAGCGACTCGAAGATCGTCTCTTCGCCGTCCAGCAGGTCCATGGAGTGCTGGGCGAAGTAGCCCATCCTGACGCTGGCGCCGATGCCGACCGTGCCCTGGTCGGGCGCGGTGGCGCCGGCCACCAGTTTCAGCAGCGTCGATTTCCCGGCCCCGGTGGCGCCCAGGACGCACCAGCGTTCCTTGCGGCGCACCAGGAGGTCGAGGCCTTCATAGATGGGCTGGTCGCCGTAGCCCTTGTGGACATTGCGCAGGCTGA
This portion of the bacterium genome encodes:
- a CDS encoding DUF1330 domain-containing protein, with product MTAYLVLDFSVHDLSGFRPYIEAIPAFIEKHGGRYIVRGAPPTVMEGDWAPALMVILEFPSRENAVAFLDDPDAQALFAVRHSTTDSRLVLVEGCV
- a CDS encoding DUF6491 family protein, which codes for MKPVLFLACAAMALSAAPAFADNGQVFDYGAQLRAYPSAAPTQQCFSGRLVAGVSRAGDKTLYVQSRTGSIYRLQLPGGCAALDAAQKITLRADGGDVICPGAAAEVVATTPAGAQRCAVANVRGMSPRETTALASAARR